In Chitinophaga nivalis, a single genomic region encodes these proteins:
- a CDS encoding LytR/AlgR family response regulator transcription factor, whose amino-acid sequence MEIKCIIVDDEALAREGLKKYIKTFDFLSLTASCNNAITAREVLEETPVDLLFLDINMPKMSGLHLLETLSDPPVTILVTAYPDYALEGFRLDVMDYLLKPISLQRFTKAVQKAQDYFMLRQQQQQQLPASNPVVADYIFVKHKQVYEKVMLADILFVESMQNYVIIQTIHTKIIAYLTFKSVEQQLPADTFLRIHKSYIVNLQHISTVDSNMVQVAGRTLPVSRSQRELLMQVVNKRLLTK is encoded by the coding sequence ATGGAAATTAAATGTATCATTGTTGATGATGAAGCACTCGCGAGGGAAGGATTGAAAAAATATATCAAAACGTTTGACTTTCTGTCATTAACGGCGTCCTGCAACAATGCTATTACGGCACGCGAAGTACTGGAAGAAACACCGGTAGACCTCCTATTCCTGGACATCAATATGCCCAAAATGAGTGGGCTTCATCTGCTGGAAACCTTGTCTGACCCACCAGTAACCATACTGGTAACGGCTTATCCCGACTATGCCCTGGAAGGATTCCGGCTGGATGTGATGGATTATCTTTTAAAGCCGATATCCCTGCAACGTTTTACCAAAGCCGTACAGAAAGCACAGGACTATTTTATGTTACGGCAGCAACAGCAGCAGCAACTTCCTGCCAGCAACCCGGTGGTCGCCGATTACATTTTCGTAAAACATAAGCAGGTCTATGAAAAAGTGATGCTGGCCGATATTCTCTTTGTGGAAAGCATGCAGAACTATGTCATCATCCAAACCATACATACTAAAATTATCGCCTACCTCACCTTTAAAAGTGTGGAACAGCAATTGCCGGCAGATACTTTTCTGCGGATCCACAAATCCTATATTGTCAACCTGCAGCATATCAGTACGGTAGACAGCAACATGGTACAGGTAGCCGGGCGTACCCTGCCAGTGAGCCGCAGTCAGCGCGAATTACTGATGCAGGTGGTCAACAAGCGCCTGCTAACCAAATAA
- a CDS encoding lanthionine synthetase LanC family protein, translating to MKAAIPQLQEIYNDMVQMFAQKEYDERHADSLFKGPWGALLFMFYYEKYIDDTVDHAADCLEAVYENFSPDKGIDYAFCNGYSGPFWLLHHLNHHDFVELDIDYLLADFIGNAIVQSEFFVEQEDFDFLHGSAGICNFLVSFAHLPEVRAHLSAFVAGLLQLSEMTPLGRSLPVFTLHDLSIEKGVDAFSLAHGNCSLHILLAKIYQAGIAQDTCRQLIYENIAFMLQHKNPDVAPDSQVALYPGILDGSGIHSRLSWCYGDLNVAHALWYCGKVFGEAAWKQEALDIMHHSARRDTEEAAGIVDNCLCHGSGGIAAFFRKFWHETGDRTFYESATLWHNKALEKVAFSPDKQVHGIRVWQGKDKQWDYAWDLLDGSTGVGLSLLSHTQDQALAWDEFLLLS from the coding sequence ATGAAAGCCGCCATCCCACAATTGCAGGAAATTTACAATGATATGGTACAAATGTTCGCTCAGAAGGAATACGATGAGCGGCATGCCGACAGCTTGTTTAAAGGACCCTGGGGGGCCTTGCTGTTTATGTTTTACTATGAGAAATATATAGATGATACAGTAGATCATGCGGCTGATTGTCTGGAAGCCGTATACGAAAATTTTTCACCGGATAAAGGTATTGACTATGCTTTCTGTAATGGTTATTCCGGGCCGTTCTGGTTACTGCATCACCTCAACCACCACGATTTTGTAGAGTTGGATATTGACTACCTGTTGGCTGATTTTATCGGGAATGCCATTGTACAAAGCGAATTTTTTGTGGAGCAGGAGGATTTTGATTTCCTGCATGGCAGTGCCGGCATCTGTAATTTCCTGGTGTCATTTGCCCATCTGCCGGAGGTACGGGCGCACCTGTCGGCATTTGTAGCCGGTTTGCTGCAATTGAGTGAGATGACGCCACTGGGGCGCAGTCTGCCGGTATTCACCCTGCACGACCTCTCTATTGAAAAAGGTGTGGACGCGTTTAGTCTGGCGCATGGCAACTGTTCCCTGCATATCTTGCTGGCCAAGATCTACCAGGCCGGTATTGCTCAGGATACCTGCCGGCAACTGATATACGAAAATATAGCATTCATGCTGCAGCATAAAAATCCGGATGTCGCCCCCGATTCACAGGTAGCACTGTATCCGGGAATATTGGATGGCAGCGGTATACACAGCCGCCTCTCCTGGTGTTATGGCGATCTGAATGTGGCGCATGCCCTTTGGTATTGCGGGAAAGTATTCGGGGAAGCCGCCTGGAAACAGGAAGCGCTGGACATCATGCATCATAGTGCCCGCAGGGATACGGAAGAAGCAGCGGGTATTGTAGATAATTGCCTGTGCCATGGTTCCGGCGGTATTGCTGCTTTTTTCCGTAAGTTCTGGCATGAAACCGGCGACCGCACTTTTTATGAGAGCGCCACCCTCTGGCACAATAAAGCATTGGAAAAAGTAGCTTTTTCACCGGATAAACAGGTGCATGGTATCCGGGTATGGCAGGGTAAAGATAAACAGTGGGATTATGCCTGGGACCTGCTGGATGGCAGTACCGGTGTAGGATTGTCGCTCCTGTCGCACACACAGGACCAGGCGTTGGCGTGGGATGAATTTTTATTGTTATCCTGA
- a CDS encoding class I lanthipeptide, translating to MKKKKMDLSKKLLLTKETVAALNMEEQQQLLGGATQVGACVETRQISSCIASRPAPNRPCCMIP from the coding sequence ATGAAAAAGAAAAAAATGGATCTCAGCAAAAAACTGTTATTAACTAAAGAAACAGTTGCTGCACTGAACATGGAAGAACAACAACAACTGCTGGGTGGTGCTACCCAGGTAGGCGCCTGTGTGGAAACCAGACAAATTTCCAGCTGCATCGCCAGCCGTCCTGCACCAAACCGTCCTTGCTGCATGATCCCTTAA
- a CDS encoding class I lanthipeptide, whose product MKKKVSLSKKLFLSKATVAELNQHQQQSLAGGALPLTRRDCQITAQESCITMRPGQEICIYC is encoded by the coding sequence ATGAAAAAGAAAGTATCCCTGAGTAAAAAACTGTTCCTCAGCAAAGCTACTGTAGCTGAATTGAACCAACATCAACAACAATCTCTCGCTGGTGGAGCATTACCATTAACCAGACGTGATTGTCAGATTACAGCACAGGAATCCTGCATCACCATGCGGCCTGGCCAGGAAATTTGTATTTACTGCTAA
- a CDS encoding class I lanthipeptide, whose protein sequence is MKKKKLTLSKKLLLQKASILDLNKQQQASLAGGQETSDCTWDPQDTCVSRPRPGVVCM, encoded by the coding sequence ATGAAAAAGAAAAAATTAACACTCAGCAAAAAACTGCTGCTGCAAAAAGCATCCATCCTGGATCTGAACAAACAACAACAGGCTTCTCTCGCCGGTGGACAGGAAACATCTGACTGTACCTGGGATCCACAGGATACCTGCGTATCCCGCCCAAGACCAGGCGTAGTTTGTATGTAA
- a CDS encoding class I lanthipeptide yields MKKKHLSLSKKLMLQKEAILELNKNQQALVAGGTPRSLVNCNTWDPMAGCETRVPRTQVCR; encoded by the coding sequence ATGAAAAAGAAACACCTGTCTCTCAGCAAGAAATTAATGCTGCAAAAAGAAGCCATCCTCGAACTGAACAAAAACCAGCAGGCATTGGTAGCCGGCGGAACTCCCCGCTCCCTTGTTAACTGTAATACCTGGGATCCTATGGCTGGTTGTGAAACCAGAGTACCCAGAACACAGGTTTGCCGTTAA
- a CDS encoding class I lanthipeptide, which produces MKKKQLSLSKKLLLKKEAILELNKNQQNSLAGGAAASRIDCGTWDPERTCETHPRPGHQCV; this is translated from the coding sequence ATGAAAAAGAAACAATTATCGCTTAGTAAAAAATTACTGCTGAAAAAAGAAGCTATCCTGGAGCTGAATAAAAATCAGCAAAATTCCCTGGCTGGCGGAGCTGCCGCTTCCCGTATAGATTGCGGTACCTGGGACCCTGAACGTACCTGCGAAACGCATCCACGTCCGGGACATCAGTGCGTGTGA
- a CDS encoding class I lanthipeptide — MKKKKLSLNKKLLLQKEAVLDLNKQQQDIVLGGVGRTLNANCATWDPAATCESIPKPGRVCL; from the coding sequence ATGAAAAAGAAAAAACTGTCATTGAACAAAAAATTACTGCTGCAAAAAGAGGCCGTACTTGATCTGAACAAACAACAGCAAGACATCGTTTTAGGTGGTGTTGGACGTACCCTTAATGCGAATTGCGCTACCTGGGATCCTGCTGCTACCTGTGAGTCTATTCCTAAGCCAGGACGTGTATGTTTGTAA
- the trhA gene encoding PAQR family membrane homeostasis protein TrhA, with amino-acid sequence MKIQTGYSRKQEIVNGLIHAAGIVLGISALPILTGIAATHGNTAGIIGAGIYSFCFLILFTSSTVYHLSQEPAVKKIFLIFDHISIYFLIAGTYTPFLLVYMNNAFGITLLSVLWGLTVVGIFFKVWFTGKYDIISTIIYLLMGWILVAGGRRFFDDLPLPVLVLISVGGGLYTMGVIFYIWDKYTYTHAIWHAFVLAAALCHYAAVLLAM; translated from the coding sequence ATGAAAATACAAACAGGTTATAGCAGAAAACAGGAGATCGTAAACGGGTTGATACATGCAGCCGGTATTGTATTGGGAATCAGCGCACTGCCCATTCTGACGGGAATTGCAGCCACGCATGGAAATACGGCAGGGATCATTGGAGCAGGTATTTACAGTTTTTGCTTTCTGATACTTTTTACCAGTTCTACGGTATATCATTTATCCCAGGAACCAGCGGTAAAGAAAATCTTTCTCATCTTCGATCACATCAGTATTTATTTCCTGATAGCAGGCACGTACACACCGTTCTTACTGGTATATATGAACAATGCTTTCGGGATTACGCTGTTGAGTGTACTATGGGGATTGACGGTAGTCGGCATCTTTTTTAAAGTATGGTTTACGGGCAAATATGATATCATCTCTACGATTATTTATTTGCTGATGGGATGGATATTGGTGGCCGGCGGCCGGCGTTTTTTTGATGACCTGCCATTGCCTGTGTTGGTGCTGATCAGCGTTGGTGGCGGATTGTACACGATGGGTGTGATCTTTTATATCTGGGATAAATATACCTATACACATGCTATATGGCATGCTTTTGTACTGGCAGCGGCACTTTGCCACTATGCCGCTGTGTTGTTGGCGATGTAA